Proteins encoded by one window of Candidatus Neomarinimicrobiota bacterium:
- the era gene encoding GTPase Era: MDNEKIVGNNFKAGFVSIIGKPNVGKSTLINRYIGEKVSIVSSKPQTTRDRILVILTEENYQIIFIDTPGIHNPKHKLGERMVKEAERGMENSDVVVVLLDATTGIAEEDNMILKAVSRLNTKKILTINKIDTVNKKDELLSIVDRSKAICEFDEYIPISALTGENTDVLLECIVNMLPESPPYYPVDQLTDKTERFHVAEIIREKILLNTRDEIPHSIAVVIEDFNDEESPDRVNIRAVIYVERESQKKIIIGKQGSMLKKIGTEARLDIEKFLGRHVYLELWVKVYEKWRKNDYALRLFGYK; encoded by the coding sequence ATGGATAATGAAAAAATTGTTGGGAATAATTTTAAAGCAGGTTTCGTTTCTATTATAGGGAAACCAAATGTTGGCAAATCTACGCTTATTAACAGATATATTGGTGAAAAAGTTTCGATTGTATCTTCCAAACCACAGACAACAAGAGATAGGATTCTTGTTATTCTTACCGAAGAAAACTATCAGATTATTTTTATTGATACACCAGGTATTCACAATCCAAAGCATAAACTTGGTGAACGTATGGTAAAGGAGGCGGAAAGGGGGATGGAGAATTCCGATGTAGTGGTAGTCCTGCTTGATGCTACAACAGGGATTGCCGAAGAAGATAATATGATATTGAAAGCTGTATCCAGATTGAACACTAAGAAAATTCTAACGATTAATAAGATTGATACAGTAAATAAAAAGGATGAATTATTGTCTATTGTTGATAGATCAAAGGCAATATGTGAATTTGATGAATATATCCCAATAAGTGCTCTTACAGGGGAAAATACTGATGTATTATTGGAATGTATTGTCAATATGCTGCCTGAGTCCCCTCCTTATTATCCAGTTGATCAACTAACGGATAAAACGGAAAGGTTTCATGTGGCGGAAATAATAAGGGAAAAAATACTATTGAATACTCGCGATGAGATTCCCCATTCTATCGCCGTGGTAATAGAGGATTTTAACGATGAAGAAAGTCCCGATAGAGTGAACATAAGAGCAGTTATATACGTTGAAAGAGAAAGTCAAAAAAAGATAATCATAGGAAAGCAAGGTTCAATGCTGAAGAAAATCGGTACAGAGGCGAGATTGGATATAGAAAAGTTCCTTGGGAGACATGTTTACCTTGAACTATGGGTAAAGGTATATGAAAAATGGAGAAAGAATGATTATGCATTGAGACTGTTTGGCTATAAATAA